From one Cyanobacterium stanieri PCC 7202 genomic stretch:
- a CDS encoding photosystem II chlorophyll-binding protein CP47 (PFAM: Photosystem II protein~TIGRFAM: photosystem II chlorophyll-binding protein CP47~InterPro IPR000932:IPR017486~KEGG: cyc:PCC7424_1572 photosystem II chlorophyll-binding protein CP47~PFAM: photosystem antenna family protein~SPTR: Photosystem II chlorophyll-binding protein CP47;~TIGRFAM: photosystem II chlorophyll-binding protein CP47), with amino-acid sequence MGLPWYRVHTVVINDPGRLISVHLMHTALVAGWAGSMALYELAVFDPSDAVLNPMWRQGMFVLPFMARLGVTGSWGGWSVTGETGVDPGFWSFEGVAIAHIVLSGLLFLAAVWHWVYWDLELFTDSRTGEPALDLPKMFGIHLFLSGLLCFGFGAFHLTGLWGPGMWVSDAYGLTGHVQPVAPEWGPAGFNPFNPGGVVAHHIAAGIVGIIAGLFHLSVRPPERLYKALRMGNIETVLSSSIAAVFFAAFVVAGTMWYGSATTPVELFGPTRYQWDQGYYQQEIQRRVQGAIAQGATPAEAWESVPEKLAFYDYVGNSPAKGGLFRTGPMNKGDGIAQGWLGHPVFKDSEGRELSVRRLPNFFETFPVVLSDADGVVRADIPFRRAESALSVEQTGVTVSFLGGDLDGQTFSDPLDVKRYARKAQLGEPFEFDTETLNSDGVFRTSTRGWFAFGHACFALLFFFGHIWHGARTLFRDVFAGIDPDLDPEQVEWGLFQKVGDKSTRASSEA; translated from the coding sequence ATGGGACTACCTTGGTATCGAGTACATACAGTAGTAATTAACGATCCCGGTCGCCTAATTTCTGTTCACTTAATGCACACTGCATTAGTAGCAGGTTGGGCTGGATCTATGGCTCTTTATGAGTTAGCAGTTTTTGATCCTAGCGATGCCGTTTTAAACCCCATGTGGAGACAAGGTATGTTTGTTCTCCCTTTCATGGCTCGTTTAGGTGTAACTGGTTCTTGGGGTGGCTGGAGTGTCACCGGAGAAACTGGTGTTGACCCTGGTTTTTGGTCTTTTGAAGGAGTTGCGATCGCCCATATCGTCCTCTCTGGTTTATTATTCCTAGCTGCTGTATGGCACTGGGTATATTGGGATTTAGAACTATTTACCGATTCTCGTACAGGTGAACCCGCTTTGGATTTACCTAAAATGTTCGGTATTCACTTATTCTTGTCTGGCTTACTTTGTTTCGGTTTTGGTGCATTCCACCTAACTGGTTTATGGGGTCCTGGAATGTGGGTATCCGATGCCTATGGCTTAACTGGTCATGTGCAACCTGTCGCCCCTGAATGGGGACCTGCTGGGTTTAACCCCTTTAACCCCGGTGGTGTCGTTGCTCACCATATCGCCGCAGGTATTGTGGGTATCATTGCTGGATTGTTCCACCTCAGTGTACGTCCCCCCGAAAGACTTTACAAAGCTCTTCGTATGGGTAACATTGAAACCGTACTTTCTAGTAGTATCGCCGCCGTATTCTTTGCTGCTTTCGTAGTGGCAGGAACTATGTGGTATGGTAGCGCTACCACCCCCGTAGAATTATTCGGACCTACTCGTTATCAGTGGGATCAAGGTTATTACCAGCAAGAAATTCAACGTCGTGTGCAAGGTGCGATCGCCCAAGGAGCCACTCCTGCAGAGGCGTGGGAATCTGTACCCGAAAAACTTGCCTTCTACGACTATGTAGGAAACAGCCCTGCTAAAGGTGGTTTATTCCGTACTGGTCCTATGAACAAAGGTGATGGTATCGCTCAAGGTTGGTTAGGACACCCCGTATTTAAAGATAGTGAAGGCAGAGAATTAAGCGTTCGTCGTCTTCCCAACTTCTTTGAAACCTTCCCCGTTGTCCTCAGTGACGCTGATGGAGTCGTTCGTGCAGACATTCCTTTCCGTCGTGCAGAATCTGCTCTTAGTGTAGAACAAACTGGTGTTACCGTTTCCTTCCTCGGTGGAGATTTAGATGGTCAAACCTTCTCTGATCCCCTCGATGTAAAACGTTATGCCCGTAAAGCACAATTAGGTGAACCCTTCGAGTTTGACACCGAAACTCTCAACTCCGATGGTGTATTCCGCACCAGTACCCGTGGTTGGTTTGCTTTTGGTCATGCTTGTTTCGCCTTATTATTCTTCTTTGGTCACATTTGGCATGGCGCCCGTACCTTATTCCGTGATGTATTCGCTGGTATCGATCCAGACTTAGATCCTGAACAGGTAGAATGGGGCTTATTCCAAAAAGTGGGTGATAAATCTACCCGTGCCAGCAGTGAGGCTTAA
- a CDS encoding methyltransferase (PFAM: Uncharacterized conserved protein (DUF2260)~TIGRFAM: probable methyltransferase~COGs: COG4301 conserved hypothetical protein~InterPro IPR019257:IPR017804~KEGG: methyltransferase~PFAM: Protein of unknown function DUF2260~SPTR: Putative uncharacterized protein;~TIGRFAM: methyltransferase), with translation MLFTNQGEKVEIKYLPNISPIQENGEDVIKGLTSNPKVLPPKYFYDRTGSLLFEKICELPEYYPTRTETAILNTAAPEIASLTGISELVELGSGSSTKTRLLLSAYENLGKPWRYIPIDVSGEMLKHSSLKLEAEYPTLSILGLVGTYEQALVHLPPKKLPSRMIVFLGSSLGNFTMEKCDRLFYEVRDVLEEGDYFLLGIDLQKPVSILEAAYNDEQGVTAEFNLNMLSHLNSRFQGNFDPNKWHHKAIYNQELNQIEMYLHCDEKHQVCLQGLDLTVDFANNDFILTEISRKFDLGEMEDFLQSHGLKTVQAWTDEKKWFGLILAQVKK, from the coding sequence ATGTTATTTACGAATCAGGGGGAAAAAGTGGAGATAAAATATTTACCCAATATATCTCCCATACAAGAAAATGGCGAAGATGTTATAAAAGGTTTAACAAGTAATCCAAAAGTATTACCACCCAAGTATTTTTACGATCGCACTGGTTCATTATTATTCGAGAAAATATGCGAGTTACCGGAATATTATCCTACTCGTACAGAAACAGCAATTTTAAACACCGCAGCCCCAGAAATAGCTTCCCTAACTGGCATCAGCGAATTGGTAGAATTAGGTAGCGGTAGCTCTACCAAAACAAGATTATTGTTATCTGCCTATGAAAATTTGGGTAAACCATGGCGTTATATCCCCATTGATGTTAGTGGAGAGATGCTCAAACATAGCTCTTTAAAATTGGAAGCCGAATATCCCACCCTCTCGATTCTCGGTTTAGTGGGAACTTATGAACAGGCTTTAGTACATCTGCCCCCCAAAAAATTACCATCGAGAATGATTGTTTTTTTGGGCAGTAGCTTAGGTAATTTTACCATGGAAAAGTGCGATCGCCTCTTTTATGAAGTGAGAGATGTATTAGAAGAAGGGGATTATTTCCTTTTAGGCATTGATTTACAAAAACCTGTTTCAATTTTAGAAGCTGCCTATAACGATGAGCAGGGGGTTACAGCAGAGTTTAATTTGAATATGCTATCCCACCTTAACTCCCGTTTTCAAGGCAATTTTGACCCCAATAAATGGCATCACAAGGCGATTTATAACCAAGAGTTGAATCAAATTGAGATGTATTTACACTGTGACGAAAAGCATCAAGTATGCTTACAAGGTCTTGATTTGACCGTAGATTTTGCCAACAATGATTTTATTCTGACCGAAATCTCCCGTAAATTTGACCTTGGGGAAATGGAAGATTTTTTACAATCCCACGGCTTAAAAACGGTTCAGGCATGGACTGACGAAAAAAAGTGGTTTGGTCTGATCCTCGCCCAAGTCAAGAAATGA
- a CDS encoding Tetratricopeptide TPR_1 repeat-containing protein (PFAM: Tetratricopeptide repeat~COGs: COG3063 Tfp pilus assembly protein PilF~InterPro IPR019734:IPR013026:IPR011716:IPR001440~KEGG: cyc:PCC7424_2562 tetratricopeptide TPR_2 repeat protein~PFAM: Tetratricopeptide TPR_1 repeat-containing protein; Tetratricopeptide TPR_3 repeat-containing protein~SPTR: Tetratricopeptide TPR_2 repeat protein) gives MKRKFLSQLTLSLVIGSAGLFSVMSSAEAQQKAAKQLTFQQKEQLYELLTQGKEYIDSGDLNGALNAFRQASNIDETNARIFSGMGFLYASNGDFSASARAYRQAVSLDPNNANFYGALGYTLARSGDDNEAMRAYGRALELEPNNAEYHLALGVISLRNGQHQAVERHYERLVALNSTNETAYDMMATSLYQQGKYEGAIALLTQAISKFPNNTDLQVKLATAHFQQGNPAEALQKLESLHVSNLSDANVVLKMAMLYEQNEDWDMALRAYQRASSLDPNSVVAHGSIARVLEKQGNNIMAIVAYRQFLEVAPQNPYGYHRLGMLLKERNRHDEAYEMLRRAEQIYQQRGDLASAQEIKEVLQ, from the coding sequence GTGAAAAGAAAATTTCTGAGTCAATTAACCCTTTCATTAGTGATTGGTAGTGCGGGATTGTTTAGCGTCATGTCTTCTGCCGAGGCTCAACAAAAAGCAGCTAAACAGCTTACTTTTCAACAAAAAGAGCAACTCTACGAATTACTAACCCAAGGTAAGGAGTATATTGACAGCGGAGATTTGAATGGAGCGCTTAATGCTTTTCGTCAGGCATCTAACATTGATGAAACTAATGCTCGTATTTTTTCAGGAATGGGCTTTTTATACGCTAGTAATGGGGATTTTTCAGCCTCTGCTAGGGCTTATCGTCAAGCGGTTTCCCTCGATCCTAACAATGCTAATTTTTATGGTGCATTAGGTTATACCCTTGCTAGAAGCGGCGATGATAACGAAGCTATGAGGGCTTATGGTCGTGCTTTAGAATTAGAACCTAATAATGCTGAATATCATCTGGCTTTGGGTGTAATTTCCCTCAGAAATGGACAACATCAGGCGGTGGAAAGACATTACGAGCGATTGGTTGCCCTAAATAGTACCAATGAAACGGCGTATGATATGATGGCTACCTCTCTATATCAACAGGGTAAATATGAAGGGGCGATCGCACTTTTAACCCAAGCAATTAGTAAATTTCCCAACAATACCGATTTACAAGTAAAACTAGCTACCGCTCATTTTCAACAAGGCAATCCCGCTGAAGCATTACAAAAATTAGAAAGTTTACACGTTAGCAACCTCAGCGATGCAAATGTCGTCTTGAAGATGGCGATGTTATACGAACAAAATGAAGATTGGGATATGGCACTAAGAGCCTATCAAAGGGCTTCTAGTTTAGATCCTAATTCTGTGGTTGCCCATGGTAGTATTGCTAGGGTATTGGAAAAACAGGGTAACAACATCATGGCCATTGTTGCCTATCGTCAATTTTTGGAAGTAGCCCCCCAAAACCCCTACGGCTATCATCGTTTAGGAATGCTTCTCAAGGAAAGAAATAGACATGATGAAGCCTACGAAATGCTCAGAAGAGCAGAACAAATTTATCAACAAAGGGGTGATTTAGCCTCCGCCCAAGAAATCAAAGAGGTATTACAATAG
- a CDS encoding Undecaprenyl-diphosphatase (PFAM: Bacitracin resistance protein BacA~TIGRFAM: undecaprenyl-diphosphatase UppP~COGs: COG1968 Uncharacterized bacitracin resistance protein~InterPro IPR003824~KEGG: cyt:cce_0440 bacitracin resistance protein~PFAM: Bacitracin resistance protein BacA~SPTR: Probable bacitracin resistance protein;~TIGRFAM: undecaprenol kinase) gives MFTKSQSSFFTWLSGILGGLMLVWLAKGTTIAQNIVIETHSSELNFFQALFLGFVQGVTEFLPISSSAHLKIVPMALGWGDPGVAFTAIIQLGSIVAVIWYFWQDLKDLTLGIIRAWRTKNYDTHEFKIGMGIIVGTIPICVVGLGIKAFVADFDGSPARGLSAIALASIIMSILLAIAEKFCRPKRNFDDLAIKDGILMGLAQTLALIPGVSRSGSTITAGLFINLERSTAARFSFLLGIPAITLAGLVELKDVLSVNLTAESIMPLVVGTISSAVFSYLAIAWLIRFLQKKKTWIFVWYRLGFGLIILGAIFLN, from the coding sequence ATGTTTACAAAGTCTCAATCATCATTTTTTACTTGGCTATCTGGAATCCTCGGGGGTTTAATGCTGGTATGGTTGGCAAAAGGTACAACCATCGCTCAAAACATTGTGATTGAGACTCATTCCTCAGAGTTAAACTTTTTTCAAGCTCTATTTTTGGGTTTTGTGCAAGGGGTAACAGAGTTTTTGCCCATTAGTAGCTCTGCTCATTTAAAAATTGTTCCCATGGCATTGGGGTGGGGAGATCCGGGGGTTGCTTTTACTGCTATCATTCAACTGGGTAGTATTGTTGCTGTCATTTGGTATTTTTGGCAGGATTTGAAAGATTTGACCCTCGGAATTATTAGGGCATGGCGAACCAAAAATTATGATACCCATGAATTCAAAATCGGTATGGGTATTATCGTTGGTACTATTCCTATTTGTGTGGTTGGTTTGGGTATTAAGGCTTTTGTGGCAGATTTTGATGGTTCCCCTGCCAGGGGTTTAAGTGCGATCGCCCTTGCCTCTATAATTATGTCTATCCTCCTCGCCATTGCCGAAAAATTTTGTCGCCCCAAAAGAAATTTTGATGATCTTGCTATCAAAGACGGTATCCTGATGGGATTAGCCCAAACCCTTGCCCTTATTCCGGGAGTATCTCGTTCAGGTTCTACTATTACCGCAGGATTGTTTATTAACTTAGAACGTTCTACCGCCGCTAGATTTTCCTTTTTATTGGGTATTCCAGCCATTACCCTCGCAGGATTAGTAGAATTAAAAGATGTTTTGAGTGTCAACCTTACCGCAGAATCCATAATGCCCTTAGTGGTAGGCACTATTTCCTCCGCTGTTTTTTCCTATCTTGCCATTGCTTGGTTAATTCGCTTTTTACAGAAAAAGAAAACTTGGATTTTTGTCTGGTATCGCCTCGGATTTGGTTTAATCATTCTCGGAGCAATCTTTTTGAATTAG
- a CDS encoding NurA domain protein (PFAM: NurA domain~InterPro IPR018977~KEGG: cyc:PCC7424_0557 hypothetical protein~PFAM: NurA domain~SPTR: Putative uncharacterized protein), which produces MLDIAKLVRQMPEIGQQMQKDAQAGLKRLEIAQKLFLQANQEQDKLIQAQEIWGDRMIFTPGIPIESLDTAIEIPEAPSSHSVFSSDGSQIAPSHHEIIYCYLINIGRIMLHYGQNLHPLLDSIPEIYYKTEDLYSAKKWGIRTEEWMGYHRTMKEVQILTEMACTWVNPPGAHFNIPNLAMTDGSLTYWFLDTLPTDAKEEILNPIIESLQQLQASKIPIVGYISASRSIDAISFLRLMACPYEVPHCTNFCSMDNEKNPCQKMEPLRDTSLWQQILQPRQRSAIFRSNSRILDCYPESQKTHFCYLHGGAEVARVEFPQWVAEDSELLNQALSITLTQIDKGFGYPVALAEAHNLAVVKGGDRTQFFSLIEEQMLRYGVKNVAVSYKEARKRGSIA; this is translated from the coding sequence ATGCTTGATATAGCTAAATTAGTTCGACAAATGCCCGAAATAGGGCAACAGATGCAGAAAGATGCCCAAGCAGGTTTAAAACGATTAGAAATTGCTCAAAAACTATTTCTTCAGGCCAATCAAGAACAAGATAAATTAATTCAAGCACAGGAAATATGGGGCGATCGCATGATCTTCACTCCCGGTATTCCCATAGAATCCCTAGACACTGCCATCGAAATACCAGAAGCCCCCTCTAGTCATAGTGTTTTTTCCAGTGACGGGTCACAAATTGCCCCCTCCCACCACGAAATTATCTATTGCTATCTTATTAATATAGGTCGAATAATGCTCCATTATGGGCAAAATCTTCATCCCCTACTAGATAGTATCCCCGAAATTTATTACAAAACAGAAGATCTTTACAGTGCTAAAAAATGGGGTATCCGCACCGAGGAATGGATGGGCTATCATCGCACCATGAAAGAGGTACAAATATTGACCGAAATGGCCTGTACATGGGTAAATCCCCCCGGTGCTCATTTTAATATTCCTAACTTAGCCATGACCGACGGCTCACTGACTTATTGGTTTTTGGATACCCTACCCACCGATGCAAAGGAGGAAATCCTTAACCCCATCATTGAATCATTGCAACAACTACAGGCGAGTAAAATTCCCATAGTTGGCTATATCAGTGCCTCCCGTAGTATTGATGCCATCAGTTTTTTGCGCTTAATGGCTTGTCCTTATGAAGTACCCCATTGCACCAACTTTTGTTCTATGGATAATGAAAAAAATCCCTGTCAAAAAATGGAACCCCTCCGAGATACCAGTCTCTGGCAACAAATTTTACAACCCCGTCAAAGAAGTGCTATTTTCCGCAGTAACTCCCGCATCTTGGATTGTTACCCCGAAAGTCAAAAAACCCATTTTTGCTACCTCCATGGCGGTGCAGAGGTGGCCAGGGTGGAATTTCCTCAGTGGGTAGCAGAGGACTCAGAATTATTAAATCAAGCCCTTAGTATTACTTTGACTCAAATTGACAAAGGTTTTGGTTATCCCGTTGCCCTTGCCGAAGCCCATAATCTTGCGGTGGTCAAAGGGGGCGATCGCACTCAATTCTTTTCCCTCATCGAAGAACAAATGTTAAGGTATGGAGTGAAAAATGTTGCCGTTTCCTACAAAGAAGCCCGTAAAAGAGGTAGCATCGCTTAA